A window of the Triplophysa rosa linkage group LG23, Trosa_1v2, whole genome shotgun sequence genome harbors these coding sequences:
- the slc7a14b gene encoding probable cationic amino acid transporter yields MSAVFAKLDPRRIEWESSWYGLHSRILRTKPVDSMQEGSDDLHGTKLAQVLSTVDLVSLGVGSCVGTGMYVVAGLVAKEMAGPGVILSFIIAAVASILSGVCYAEFGVRVPKTTGSAYTYSYVTVGEFVAFFIGWNLLLEYMIGTAAGASALSSMFDSLANHTISRYMINHLGTLNGLGKGEESYPDLLALLIAMLVTVIVGLGVKNSVSFNNVLNVVNLIVWIFMVLAGLFFLGGANWEDGRFLPYGWSGVMQGAATCFYAFIGFDIIATTGEEAKSPNTSIPYAITASLITCLTAYVSVSIILTLMVPYNLIDGDAPLMEMFAVHGFLAGKYIVAVGAIAGLTVSLLGSLFPMPRVIYAMAGDGLLFRFLSFVSPHTETPMVACVISGSLAALLALLVSLRDLIEMMSIGTLLAYTLVSVCVLLLRYQPDRDGFNSFLTEEEEEERRRKEEMMVASEKDMHINSGGEDFSDNACGAKNLPSKGDDETLIGKSDSGGYQSENSGYGVGENETEAEGSDSALVGVLKRVLGSHYYTLRVRLGLPNSGDRPTPATGRTVTSCVLLFFVLTFFLWILVIYGFEQVSGGARWAIMPFIMTVIVLMVTLVIIILRQPENPKKLPYMAPCVPFVPAVAMLVNIYLMLKLSSITWVRFVVWCSLGVLIYFSYGMWNSSLELSAREEAAHASSYQRYDTEVDDSFNVDDDLHPQEDEQEGQYQGWAAEEMDCQYQNQYQYHEQRSSSDNSRSKGRTNRGFEELANEEYSPE; encoded by the exons ATGAGTGCTGTTTTTGCTAAACTGGACCCCAGGAGGATTGAATGGGAGTCGTCCTGGTATGGACTCCATTCAAGAATCCTGCGCACCAAACCTGTGGATTCCATGCAGGAGGGATCTGATGACCTGCATGGCACTAAACTTGCCCAGGTGCTCTCTACGGTGGATCTGGTGTCACTTGGGGTTGGCAGCTGTGTTGGTACCGGCATGTATGTGGTTGCTGGGCTCGTTGCTAAGGAAATGGCAGGACCTGGCGTGATCTTGTCCTTCATTATTGCAGCTGTGGCATCAATTCTGTCAG GGGTCTGTTATGCTGAGTTTGGTGTCAGGGTGCCCAAAACAACAGGCTCCGCCTACACCTACAGCTATGTCACAGTAGGAGAATTTGTGGCCTTTTTCATTGGTTGGAACCTCCTTCTGGAGTATATGATTGGTACAGCAGCAGGTGCCAGTGCGCTCAGCAGCATGTTtgactctttagccaatcacaCCATCAGCCGCTACATGATCAACCATCTTGGAACACTGAATGGTCTGG GTAAGGGAGAGGAATCTTATCCAGACCTGCTGGCTTTGCTCATCGCCATGTTGGTGACAGTGATTGTGGGTTTAGGGGTGAAAAACTCAGTGAGCTTTAACAATGTGCTCAATGTGGTTAACCTGATCGTGTGGATCTTCATGGTCCTTGCTGGCCTTTTCTTCCTCGGTGGAGCCAACTGGGAAGATGGCAGGTTTCTGCCCTATGGTTGGTCAGGG GTCATGCAAGGAGCTGCAACCTGTTTCTATGCCTTCATTGGCTTTGACATTATTGCCACCACAGGCGAAGAAGCCAAGAGCCCGAACACTTCCATTCCATACGCAATAACAGCCTCTCTCATCACTTGTCTCACAGCATATGTCTCC GTAAGTATTATTTTGACATTGATGGTGCCATACAACCTGATTGATGGAGATGCTCCACTTATGGAGATGTTTGCGGTTCATGGCTTCCTAGCAGGCAAGTATATTGTAGCAGTGGGAGCTATAGCAGGCCTCACTGTCAGCCTTCTAGGATCTCTGTTTCCTATGCCCAGAGTCATCTATGCCATGGCAGGAGATGGTCTGCTCTTCAG GTTCCTGTCCTTTGTGAGTCCCCACACAGAGACCCCCATGGTAGCCTGTGTCATATCGGGGTCTCTGGCTGCTCTGTTGGCTCTTCTGGTGAGTCTGAGGGACCTGATTGAGATGATGTCAATCGGCACGCTGCTGGCCTACACGCTGGTTTCGGTGTGCGTGTTGCTTCTGCGGTATCAGCCCGATAGGGATGGCTTCAACAGTTTCCTTAccgaggaggaagaggaggaacgGAGAAGGAAGGAGGAGATGATGGTAGCCAGTGAGAAAGACATGCATATTAATTCTGGTGGTGAGGACTTCAGCGACAACGCCTGTGGGGCCAAGAACCTCCCCTCGAAGGGCGATGACGAAACGTTGATTGGAAAGTCGGATTCGGGGGGATACCAGTCAGAAAACTCTGGCTATGGAGTAGGAGAGAACGAAACGGAGGCGGAAGGATCTGATAGCGCCCTGGTGGGCGTCTTAAAACGTGTCCTGGGCTCTCACTATTACACCCTACGGGTGCGTCTGGGCTTGCCGAACTCGGGTGATAGGCCGACACCTGCGACAGGACGTACCGTCACTTCCTGCGTTCTCCTCTTCTTTGTCTtaactttctttttgtggatCCTTGTCATATACGGCTTCGAGCAGGTCTCAGGAGGGGCTCGTTGGGCAATAATGCCTTTTATAATGACTGTAATTGTCCTGATGGTAACTCtggttattattattcttcGGCAGCCGGAGAACCCTAAAAAGCTGCCTTACATGGCGCCCTGCGTGCCTTTCGTGCCAGCAGTGGCCATGCTGGTGAACATCTACCTCATGCTCAAGCTATCCAGCATCACCTGGGTGCGCTTTGTAGTGTGGTGCTCCCTAG GTGTGCTGATCTATTTTAGTTACGGCATGTGGAACAGCTCCCTGGAACTCAGCGCTAGAGAAGAAGCGGCCCATGCCAGCTCTTACCAGAGGTATGACACGGAGGTAGACGACAGCTTTAATGTGGACGATGACTTGCATCCTCAGGAGGATGAACAGGAAGGACAGTACCAGGGCTGGGCAGCTGAGGAGATGGACTGTCAGTACCAAAACCAATATCAGTATCATGAACAAAGATCCTCGTCCGACAATTCCAGAAGCAAAGGCAGGACCAACAGAGGCTTCGAGGAACTGGCCAATGAAGAATATTCACCTGAGTGA
- the cldn11b gene encoding claudin-11b, whose product MTHSCRLLCGFLMSCIGWTGIIIATSTNNWVVTCKYGMHTCRKMDELETKGLWTECIISTALYHCISLNQILEIPAYIQTSRALMVTACLLGLPSLALALLAMPCVKLSQETEDTKCKRAVLGGILILFISLCGMVSTIWFPIGVLHEDGLMSFGFSLYAGWVGSALCFVGGSVMTCCSRSDSPAQSSEDRYHYSKHSGVTNSAPPTNSHAKSAHV is encoded by the exons ATGACACACAGCTGTCGTCTCCTCTGTGGTTTTTTAATGAGTTGCATCGGCTGGACGGGTATTATAATCGCGACGTCAACAAACAACTGGGTGGTGACCTGTAAATACGGCATGCACACCTGCAGGAAGATGGACGAGCTCGAGACGAAGGGCTTGTGGACGGAGTGCATCATCTCTACTGCTCTGTATCACTGCATCTCACTCAACCAGATCCTCGAAATACCTG CGTACATCCAGACGTCTCGTGCTCTGATGGTCACCGCCTGTCTGCTCGGTCTGCCGTCTCTGGCGCTCGCGCTGCTGGCGATGCCGTGCGTCAAACTGAGCCAAGAAACTGAAGACACTAAATGCAAGCGGGCAGTCCTGGGTGGCATTCTTATACTGTTCATTT CTCTGTGTGGGATGGTGTCAACCATTTGGTTCCCCATTGGGGTCCTTCACGAGGATGGTCTGATGTCATTCGGCTTCTCGCTGTATGCTGGCTGGGTCGGCTCAGCCCTCTGTTTTGTTGGTGGGTCTGTAATGACCTGTTGTTCGAGGAGCGACAGCCCGGCCCAGAGTTCCGAAGACCGCTATCACTACTCCAAACACAGTGGAGTTACTAACTCCGCCCCTCCTACAAACAGTCATGCCAAGAGCGCACATGTTTGA